A stretch of Plectropomus leopardus isolate mb chromosome 24, YSFRI_Pleo_2.0, whole genome shotgun sequence DNA encodes these proteins:
- the slc15a1b gene encoding solute carrier family 15 member 1b yields the protein MSLCIMCYFICADKEEMRKPKKKSVTVCGYPLSIFFIVVNEFCERFSYYGMRAVLVLYFKYFLKWDDDFATTIYHTFVALCYLTPILGAIVADSWLGKFKTIVYLSIVYALGQVVLAVSAIHDITDTDKDGTPDNMTFHIALSMVGLLLIALGTGGIKPCVAAFGGDQFEEHQEKQRSTFFSIFYLSINAGSLLSTVITPILRAQECGIHTQQKCYPLAFGVPAALMVVALIVFIVGSGMYIKNDPQGNILVKVCKCIGFAIKNRFRHRGPEHPKRTHWMDWAEEKYDKLLIAQVKMVLKVLFLYIPLPMFWALFDQQGSRWTLQATTMDGDFGLLTIQPDQMQTVNPILILVLVPIMDSLIYPLITKCKLNFTPLKRMTVGMFLAALAFVSAALVQIQIDKTLPKFPSNTEGQAKFINMVNTPLNIKAGSNEFTLQPFTANDDYLTFDKPFILDLGGENTYITGLVAGNRSTVVIIKDGPLPRPIGFQDIKKKPEQGANSIRFFNGFNSVLNVTVNDKNFMDIDINNMSSYENVPRGLAKFHIWGAAGEECVYSQELGFGSSYTLIIPPTFRFGQNCEQSIRSVEDIKPNTIHMAWQIPQYFLITAGEVVFSVTGLEFSYSQAPSNMKSVLQAGWLLTVAVGNIVVLIVAEAATLPDQWAEYILFASLLVLVCFIFAFMAYFYTYIDPAQIEAEFAQQEPEEKEKRRSMEMSKKDSVENYREDRRSSDSSSDEEEPKQTKI from the exons atgtcactttgcaTAATGTGTTACTTCATTTGTGCAGACAAAGAAGAGATGAGGAAGCCCAAGAAAAAGAGC GTGACCGTCTGTGGCTACCCACTGAGCATCTTTTTCATTGTGGTCAACGAGTTCTGCGAGCGTTTCTCCTACTATGGCATGCGAG CCGTGCTGGTGTTGTACTTCAAATACTTCTTGAAGTGGGATGATGACTTTGCCACCACCATCTACCACACATTTGTGGCTCTCTGCTACCTGACACCCATCCTGGGAGCCATCGTGGCTGACTCATGGCTCGGCAAGTTCAA GACCATTGTTTACCTGTCCATCGTTTATGCGCTGGGACAGGTTGTCTTGGCAGTAAGTGCTATCCATGACATCACAGATACAGACAAGGATGGCACCCCCGACAACATGACCTTCCACAT AGCTCTGTCCATGGTGGGTCTGCTCCTCATTGCACTCGGCACAGGAGGCATCAAACCCTGCGTGGCCGCCTTTGGTGGAGACCAGTTTGAGGAGCATCAG GAGAAGCAGAGAAGCACCTTCTTCTCCATCTTCTACCTGTCCATCAACGCCGGCAGTCTGCTGTCCACTGTCATCACCCCCATCCTCAGAG CTCAGGAGTGTGGCATTCACACGCAGCAGAAGTGCTACCCGCTGGCCTTCGGTGTCCCCGCTGCTCTCATGGTGGTCGCTCTGA tCGTGTTCATCGTTGGAAGTGGGATGTACATTAAGAACGACCCTCAAGGCAACATCTTGGTCAAAGTCTGCAAATGCATTGGG TTTGCCATCAAGAACCGCTTCAGGCATCGTGGTCCTGAGCACCCGAAGAGAACCCACTGGATGGACTGGGCTGAGGAGAAATATGAT AAACTCCTGATTGCGCAGGTGAAGATGGTGCTGAAGGTGCTTTTTCTCTACATCCCTCTGCCCATGTTCTGGGCTCTCTTTGACCAGCAG GGCTCCAGATGGACCCTCCAGGCAACCACCATGGACGGCGACTTT GGACTTCTCACAATCCAGCCCGATCAGATGCAG ACCGTCAACCCTATCTTGATCCTGGTTTTGGTGCCGATCATGGACAGTCTGATCTACCCACTGATTACCAAGTGCAAATTAAACTTCAC TCCCTTGAAGAGGATGACTGTTGGGATGTTCCTTGCTGCTCTGGCGTTTGTTTCCGCCGCCCTGGTCCAGATACAAATAGAT AAAACCCTGCCGAAGTTCCCATCAAACACTGAGGGCCAGGCCAAGTTCATCAACATGGTTAACACACCACTGAATATCAAAGCTGGAAGCAACGAGTTCACGCTGCAGCCTTTCACG GCTAATGACGATTACCTGACCTTTGATAAACCGTTTATACTGGATCTTGGAGGTGAAAACACTTATATTACTGGTTTAGTGGCCGGCAATCGCAGCACTGTAGTCATTATTAAGGATGGGCCCCTGCCTAGGCCCATAGGG TTCCAGGACATCAAAAAAAAGCCGGAACAGGGCGCTAATTCAATCAG attttttaatggtttcaaCTCCGTTTTGAACGTAACAGTCAATGACAAGAACTTCATGGACATCGACATCAACAACATGTCATCCTATGAGAATGTGCCACGGGGACT TGCAAAGTTCCACATCTGGGGCGCCGCTGGAGAGGAGTGCGTCTACAGTCAGGAGCTGGGCTTCGGCAGCTCTTACACCTTGATCATCCCGCCAACTTTCAGATTTGGACAAAAT TGTGAGCAGAGCATCCGCTCAGTGGAGGACATCAAACCAAACACCATCCACATGGCCTGGCAGATTCCTCAGTATTTCCTCATCACTGCGGGGGAGGTGGTCTTCTCCGTCACTGGCCTGGAGTTCTCCTACTCACAG GCACCCAGCAACATGAAGTCTGTGCTGCAGGCTGGTTGGCTGTTAACCGTTGCCGTAGGTAACATCGTTGTGCTCATTGTGGCCGAGGCTGCAACACTCCCAGATCAG TGGGCCGAGTACATCCTCTTTGCCTCTCTGCTGGTGCTGGTGTGCTTCATCTTTGCCTTCATGGCGTATTTCTACACCTACATCGACCCGGCTCAGATCGAAGCAGAGTTTGCCCAACAGGAACctgaagagaaggagaagaggaggagcatGGAGATGTCCAAGAAGGACTCGGTTGAGAACTacagagaggacaggaggagctCTGACTCCAGCTCTGACGAGGAGGAGCCCAAACAGACCAAAATCTAA